The Hyphomonas sediminis genome contains a region encoding:
- a CDS encoding calcium/sodium antiporter, with protein sequence MPDPILLGYLFGGLLLMAVAGDLLVRGALGIGRAMGVSPLVAGIFIVGFGTSAPEMFISANAALSGSPGLAIGNIVGSNIANVLMVAAIPALLFTYRTGGAGQGRALFMLLLATFIWIGMTAIMPLDPVMGVCFLLVLVGYSGFSIFAARRDQIAGRGTGNEEAVTMNPPLWRAIFYAPLGIAGLIFASGFIITGGEGVARHFNVPDEWIGLTILALGTSLPEIGAGLAAAFRHRGDVVVGNVLGSNVFNLLGAGGLVALFGPFDVAPMFQRYDHWAMGASVVLLAILIMTRIKMGRLLGLLLLLLYALYIYGLVSGTNISALAQMVTG encoded by the coding sequence GTGCCCGATCCCATCCTGCTTGGTTACCTGTTTGGCGGGCTCCTGCTGATGGCGGTCGCTGGCGACCTGTTGGTGCGGGGCGCGCTGGGAATAGGCCGTGCAATGGGCGTATCGCCCCTGGTCGCCGGTATTTTCATCGTTGGATTTGGCACATCGGCGCCGGAGATGTTCATCTCCGCCAATGCAGCCCTGTCGGGTAGTCCCGGCCTCGCAATCGGCAATATTGTCGGCTCCAACATTGCAAACGTCCTGATGGTGGCGGCTATTCCAGCGCTGCTCTTCACTTATCGCACGGGCGGCGCCGGGCAGGGGCGGGCGCTGTTTATGCTATTGCTGGCGACCTTCATCTGGATCGGCATGACGGCAATCATGCCGCTCGATCCGGTGATGGGGGTCTGCTTCCTGCTGGTGCTGGTGGGGTATTCGGGTTTCTCGATCTTTGCCGCGCGTCGCGATCAGATCGCTGGCCGGGGCACGGGCAATGAAGAGGCCGTGACGATGAACCCGCCGCTCTGGCGCGCGATCTTCTATGCGCCGCTGGGCATTGCGGGTCTCATCTTCGCGTCTGGTTTCATCATTACAGGGGGCGAAGGCGTCGCGCGCCATTTCAATGTGCCCGACGAGTGGATCGGGCTTACGATCCTGGCGCTGGGCACGTCGCTGCCGGAGATCGGCGCGGGACTGGCGGCAGCTTTCCGGCATCGCGGCGACGTGGTGGTTGGCAATGTGCTGGGCTCCAACGTGTTCAACCTGTTGGGCGCAGGCGGCCTTGTGGCGCTGTTCGGGCCGTTCGACGTGGCGCCGATGTTCCAGCGGTATGATCACTGGGCGATGGGCGCTTCCGTGGTGCTGCTGGCGATCCTGATCATGACGCGGATCAAGATGGGCCGGTTGCTCGGCCTGCTGCTGCTGCTGCTGTATGCGCTCTATATCTATGGTCTCGTCTCAGGCACGAACATTTCGGCGCTGGCCCAGATGGTGACCGGATGA
- a CDS encoding TetR/AcrR family transcriptional regulator has translation MPRPAGARNHDFDEKRAALLDALTEFALSADLRRPSLRQFAQAMNASEPTLRHYFGDRQGLILEILENIGRKGAPLWAMVATPSADPATAFEEYFRISEAGMQLGGFIRAHAFGLIEGLADEGIGQAYLEKVLEPALAAVADKLRATPGAPQEETALRAAALAALSPLLVMSLHQQLLGGATSAPIDTSGVIRMLQGWLGKAVSA, from the coding sequence ATGCCCAGACCAGCCGGCGCGCGCAATCACGACTTTGACGAGAAACGCGCCGCCCTGCTCGACGCGCTGACAGAGTTTGCCCTGTCGGCAGACCTGCGCCGCCCGTCCCTTCGCCAGTTTGCGCAGGCGATGAATGCGTCAGAGCCCACCCTGCGCCACTATTTCGGAGACCGGCAGGGCCTCATCCTCGAAATCCTGGAGAATATCGGCCGCAAGGGTGCGCCCCTCTGGGCCATGGTCGCCACGCCGTCGGCCGATCCGGCCACCGCCTTTGAGGAATATTTCCGCATCTCCGAAGCGGGCATGCAGCTGGGCGGTTTCATCCGGGCCCATGCCTTCGGCCTGATCGAGGGCCTTGCCGACGAAGGCATCGGCCAGGCCTATCTGGAAAAGGTGCTGGAGCCCGCCCTCGCCGCCGTCGCCGACAAGCTGCGCGCCACGCCCGGCGCCCCGCAGGAGGAAACCGCCCTGCGCGCCGCCGCCCTCGCCGCCCTCTCCCCACTCCTCGTGATGAGCCTCCACCAGCAACTCCTGGGCGGCGCCACCTCCGCCCCCATCGACACCAGCGGCGTCATCCGTATGCTGCAAGGCTGGCTGGGAAAGGCCGTCTCGGCCTGA
- a CDS encoding N-acetylmuramoyl-L-alanine amidase → MHIEDTPSPNHDARKHPVSLLVLHYTGMESGDAALARMRDPEAKVSAHYMVWEDGRIARLVPENLRAWHAGVSRWQGLEDLNSRSVGVEIVNGGHDYRAPGGGLPPYPDAQISAVIALSREIMAHHAIPATGLVGHSDIAPTRKIDPGEHFPWARLADAGLGLWPDFETGAACVWSGGDASRLNAQLAAIGYDTADIPAALRAFQRRWMPRAVTGLADADTLRRLAQIAAAYASATSSSSSPQA, encoded by the coding sequence ATGCATATCGAAGACACCCCCAGCCCGAACCATGACGCGCGGAAACATCCCGTCTCCCTGCTCGTGCTGCACTATACCGGCATGGAAAGCGGCGACGCGGCGCTTGCCCGCATGCGCGATCCGGAGGCCAAGGTCTCGGCCCATTACATGGTCTGGGAAGATGGCCGCATCGCGCGCCTCGTGCCGGAAAATCTCCGCGCCTGGCATGCCGGCGTCTCCAGATGGCAGGGCCTTGAGGATCTCAACTCCCGCTCCGTCGGCGTCGAGATCGTCAATGGCGGCCACGACTACCGCGCCCCCGGCGGCGGCCTGCCGCCCTATCCGGATGCGCAGATCAGCGCCGTCATCGCCCTCTCGCGCGAAATCATGGCCCATCACGCCATCCCCGCTACCGGCCTCGTCGGCCATTCCGACATCGCCCCCACGCGCAAGATCGATCCGGGTGAGCATTTCCCCTGGGCGCGCCTGGCCGATGCCGGCCTTGGCCTCTGGCCCGACTTTGAAACCGGCGCCGCCTGCGTCTGGTCTGGCGGTGACGCCTCGCGCCTCAATGCCCAGCTCGCCGCCATCGGCTACGACACCGCTGACATTCCCGCCGCCCTGCGCGCCTTCCAGCGCCGCTGGATGCCCCGCGCCGTCACCGGCCTTGCCGACGCAGACACCCTCCGCCGCCTCGCCCAGATCGCGGCGGCCTATGCCTCGGCCACCTCTTCGTCATCCTCGCCCCAGGCGTGA
- a CDS encoding SDR family oxidoreductase encodes MTPKGALVTGAGTRLGRAMAEALGADGWTVAVHYRSSEGQAQAVVDAIRARGGRAEMFDCDLSEEAQRVSFWGRLNTFPGQPVTLLVNSASTFAEDSAGEHTRVDWDHHFEPNLRAPVHLAQLFAASLPDDERGLVVNLIDQRVLKLDPRFFTYTLSKAALWQATQTMAQAFAPRVRVNAIAPGPTLQSVHQTPEQFAAEKAATLTGEGGSPEEVVGALRYLIGASSVTGQMIACDGGQHLMWQTPDTQV; translated from the coding sequence ATGACACCGAAGGGCGCGCTGGTAACGGGGGCGGGAACCCGCCTTGGCCGGGCCATGGCCGAAGCGCTGGGCGCGGACGGCTGGACGGTGGCGGTGCACTACCGCAGCTCCGAGGGGCAGGCGCAGGCGGTGGTTGATGCTATTCGCGCGCGCGGCGGACGGGCGGAGATGTTCGATTGTGACCTGTCCGAAGAGGCGCAACGTGTGTCTTTTTGGGGCCGTTTGAATACATTTCCGGGACAACCCGTGACACTTCTGGTCAATTCGGCGTCAACCTTTGCCGAAGACAGCGCAGGCGAGCACACGCGCGTAGATTGGGACCATCATTTCGAGCCGAACCTGCGCGCGCCGGTTCACCTCGCCCAGCTTTTCGCGGCGAGCCTGCCTGACGACGAGCGCGGGCTGGTGGTGAACCTGATCGACCAGCGCGTCCTGAAACTCGACCCGCGCTTTTTCACCTACACACTTTCCAAGGCGGCGCTGTGGCAGGCGACGCAGACGATGGCGCAGGCCTTTGCGCCGAGGGTGCGCGTCAATGCGATTGCGCCGGGGCCGACCCTGCAAAGCGTGCATCAGACACCAGAGCAATTTGCCGCCGAGAAGGCCGCGACGCTGACGGGGGAGGGCGGCTCGCCCGAAGAAGTAGTGGGCGCGCTGCGCTACCTGATCGGCGCATCGAGCGTGACGGGTCAGATGATTGCCTGCGATGGCGGGCAGCACCTGATGTGGCAGACACCTGACACGCAAGTCTGA
- a CDS encoding YhjD/YihY/BrkB family envelope integrity protein, with protein MIERWRPDFIDPAIRAARRLVRPDVRIVTGGVAFYALFAIFPLIYMTLTLLTFFLPPELAHDLAKPIANFFSQSVEPLTFEEVDAIQQMTPAGLSLRAFLAAVLVMYTATSGAKALITGIRMIAGTADRTRFAPFQGTSLLLTALLILIVWLLGAAQLVVTVAVQESGEIALRFAHEIATIVDSLWISKGIASFGVFYLILVLSLRGHVRRGTRALAAGAAAAALAFLGVTFLFQLYLHYSVLGTIYGALASVIFGFIWLSASVSSLLLGAALATEWAHAWGEDDEEVAEA; from the coding sequence ATGATCGAGCGATGGCGGCCCGACTTTATTGATCCTGCGATCCGGGCCGCGCGGCGGCTCGTGCGGCCGGATGTGCGTATCGTGACGGGCGGGGTGGCGTTCTACGCGCTGTTTGCGATTTTCCCGCTGATCTACATGACGCTGACTTTGCTGACCTTTTTCCTGCCGCCGGAACTGGCGCATGACCTGGCCAAGCCGATTGCCAACTTCTTCAGCCAGAGCGTCGAGCCGCTGACCTTTGAGGAGGTGGATGCCATCCAGCAGATGACGCCGGCGGGGCTGAGCCTGCGGGCGTTCCTGGCGGCGGTGCTGGTGATGTATACGGCAACCTCGGGCGCCAAGGCGCTGATCACCGGCATCCGGATGATCGCGGGCACGGCGGACCGGACACGGTTTGCGCCCTTCCAGGGCACCTCGCTGCTGCTGACGGCGCTGCTGATCCTGATCGTCTGGCTGCTGGGGGCGGCGCAGCTGGTGGTGACGGTGGCGGTACAGGAGTCCGGCGAAATTGCGCTGCGCTTTGCCCATGAGATCGCGACGATTGTGGACTCGCTGTGGATCTCGAAAGGGATTGCGAGCTTTGGCGTGTTCTACCTGATCCTGGTGCTGTCGCTTCGCGGGCATGTGCGGCGGGGCACGCGGGCGCTGGCGGCGGGCGCGGCGGCGGCGGCGCTGGCGTTTCTGGGCGTGACGTTCCTGTTCCAGCTCTACCTGCACTATTCGGTGCTGGGCACGATCTATGGGGCGCTGGCCTCTGTGATCTTCGGCTTTATCTGGCTGTCGGCGTCGGTGTCGTCATTGCTGCTGGGCGCGGCGCTGGCGACCGAATGGGCTCACGCCTGGGGCGAGGATGACGAAGAGGTGGCCGAGGCATAG
- a CDS encoding DUF2065 domain-containing protein yields MSWITLALAGFGVWLLMEGVLCAVAPDYMRRIGQLLSKLPPRDIALGGLVVAAVGVGLLMLAVRTA; encoded by the coding sequence ATGAGCTGGATTACGCTCGCCCTCGCCGGCTTTGGTGTCTGGCTATTGATGGAAGGCGTGCTGTGCGCAGTTGCGCCTGACTATATGCGGCGGATCGGTCAGCTTCTCTCGAAGCTGCCGCCCCGCGACATCGCCCTTGGCGGGCTGGTGGTTGCGGCAGTCGGTGTTGGTCTTCTGATGCTTGCAGTTCGCACGGCCTGA
- a CDS encoding Do family serine endopeptidase, translating to MNRTAAAALALIAALAPVALAQQAGGSLSRPGTPVDAKSAPQSFSVLAKRLMPAVVNISTSQVVASRLPTFPEGSPAERFNDYFGRNDDGFQREGSLGSGFVISADGYIITNNHVIEKADTIEVIFSDGRTLDAKIVGRDRDGDIAVLKVSSKSPLPFVELADSDKAEVGDWVIAIGNPLGFGGSVSAGIISATGRDLNTGRSDNFIQTDAAINQGNSGGPLFNLNGQVIGVNTAIISQSGGSIGLGFSVPSNTVKRISQQLIKEGRVHRPWLGVNVQDADESLIKAYKAKGTSGTIITRITDDSPAAKAKLEVGDLILSIDGRSVAGVREMTRMLSEKPIGKPVTLSIVRDGRQRDVAVTLGELPEEKEAVTAAPTEAVGLSNDLGADMVALDDDVRRRFGVPRDMSGVAVTGVSTRGRAYGKLRRGDVIVEVNFQSVGAVSDVLKRLETAMQSPNQPILIRVKRRGDTGGWFDQFVSVEIKK from the coding sequence ATGAACCGGACCGCCGCCGCGGCGCTCGCCCTGATCGCAGCCTTGGCGCCTGTGGCGCTCGCGCAGCAGGCAGGCGGAAGCCTGTCGCGCCCCGGCACTCCGGTTGATGCCAAATCGGCGCCTCAGAGCTTCAGTGTGCTGGCCAAACGGCTGATGCCAGCGGTGGTGAACATCTCCACCTCGCAAGTGGTGGCCAGCCGCCTGCCAACCTTCCCGGAAGGCTCTCCGGCGGAACGCTTCAACGATTATTTCGGACGTAATGATGATGGCTTTCAGCGCGAAGGCTCGCTGGGTTCTGGCTTCGTCATCAGCGCCGATGGCTACATTATCACCAACAACCATGTGATCGAGAAGGCCGACACAATTGAAGTCATCTTCTCTGACGGCCGTACGCTCGACGCCAAGATCGTTGGGCGCGACAGGGATGGGGACATCGCCGTCCTGAAAGTCAGCTCCAAGTCGCCCCTGCCATTTGTAGAGCTGGCCGACAGCGACAAGGCGGAAGTGGGCGATTGGGTGATTGCCATCGGTAACCCGCTCGGCTTTGGCGGCTCGGTTTCGGCAGGCATCATTTCGGCGACGGGCCGTGACCTCAATACGGGGCGGTCTGACAATTTCATCCAGACCGACGCGGCCATCAACCAGGGCAATTCCGGTGGCCCGCTGTTCAATCTGAACGGCCAGGTGATCGGCGTGAACACCGCGATCATCTCGCAGTCTGGTGGCTCCATCGGTCTCGGCTTCTCTGTACCGTCCAACACGGTGAAGCGGATTTCGCAGCAGCTGATCAAGGAAGGCCGGGTGCATCGCCCCTGGCTGGGCGTGAATGTGCAGGATGCGGACGAGTCGCTGATCAAGGCCTACAAGGCCAAAGGCACCTCCGGTACCATCATCACGCGCATCACCGATGATAGCCCCGCTGCCAAGGCAAAGCTGGAAGTGGGTGATCTCATCCTCTCCATCGATGGACGGTCCGTTGCCGGCGTGCGGGAAATGACGCGGATGCTGTCTGAAAAGCCGATCGGCAAGCCGGTGACGCTCAGCATCGTGCGCGATGGCCGCCAGCGCGATGTCGCCGTCACGCTGGGCGAGCTGCCGGAGGAAAAGGAAGCGGTGACAGCTGCTCCCACCGAAGCGGTCGGCCTCTCCAACGATCTTGGCGCAGATATGGTGGCGCTCGATGATGATGTCCGCCGCCGCTTTGGCGTTCCGCGAGACATGTCGGGCGTGGCGGTCACCGGCGTCAGCACGCGCGGGCGCGCTTATGGCAAGCTGCGCCGCGGCGACGTGATCGTGGAAGTGAACTTCCAGTCCGTTGGCGCGGTCAGTGATGTGCTGAAGCGCCTGGAGACGGCGATGCAGTCGCCGAACCAGCCGATCCTGATCCGCGTCAAACGGCGCGGGGACACGGGGGGGTGGTTCGACCAGTTCGTGTCGGTCGAGATCAAGAAATAG
- the hflC gene encoding protease modulator HflC, whose protein sequence is MRAFGWLILILSIVGLVIASNVFFVVRQSQQAIVLEVGKPVRIINAPGTDEAGLHMKIPVYQQVEILDKRNLGLDIEGIQVIASDQRRLQVDAFVRWRINDPLRYYQSFRTESAATTQINTITVAAIRATLGDVPVPEIISGQRAALMNEIRESVNAELIKAGVDIIDVRIRQADLPQEVAEGVYNRMRTARLQEAQRIRSEGEERARLIRAQAEREKTVIEAQAREAAEKIRGEGDARATEVYANAYNKDAEFFRFQRALVACEKAIQEGTQLVVSPESIGVCDQFFDSARSAGGPR, encoded by the coding sequence ATGCGTGCTTTTGGTTGGCTCATCCTGATCCTGTCCATCGTCGGGCTGGTCATTGCCTCGAACGTGTTTTTCGTTGTGCGCCAGTCGCAACAGGCCATCGTGCTTGAAGTTGGTAAGCCGGTTCGCATCATCAATGCGCCGGGCACCGACGAAGCAGGCCTGCACATGAAAATCCCGGTCTATCAGCAGGTCGAAATTCTCGACAAACGTAACCTTGGCCTCGACATCGAAGGCATCCAGGTGATCGCTTCCGACCAGCGCCGCCTGCAGGTGGATGCCTTCGTCCGCTGGCGGATCAACGACCCGCTGCGTTATTATCAGAGCTTCCGCACCGAAAGCGCGGCAACGACCCAGATCAATACGATCACGGTTGCTGCGATCCGGGCGACGCTGGGGGATGTGCCGGTTCCGGAAATCATTTCCGGCCAGCGCGCAGCCTTGATGAATGAGATCCGCGAGAGCGTGAACGCCGAGCTTATCAAGGCCGGTGTCGACATCATTGACGTGCGTATCCGTCAGGCAGACCTTCCGCAGGAAGTGGCCGAGGGCGTCTACAACCGGATGCGCACAGCGCGTCTGCAGGAGGCCCAGCGCATCCGTTCGGAAGGGGAGGAGCGGGCCCGTTTGATCCGTGCCCAGGCTGAGCGCGAAAAGACCGTCATCGAGGCTCAGGCCCGCGAAGCGGCTGAAAAGATCCGCGGTGAGGGCGATGCCCGCGCGACGGAAGTCTATGCCAACGCCTATAACAAGGACGCTGAGTTCTTCCGCTTCCAGCGCGCGCTGGTGGCGTGCGAGAAGGCCATCCAGGAAGGCACTCAGCTTGTGGTCAGCCCTGAGTCGATCGGTGTGTGTGACCAGTTCTTCGACAGTGCCCGTTCTGCGGGCGGGCCGCGCTGA
- a CDS encoding threonine aldolase family protein — MNFSSDTSAPAHPSVLDAMARVNSGIEASYGADKVTARLRARLADVFETDDFDFWMTASGTASNALALSCFCPPIGSVLCHSEAHIQMDERGAVEFFTGGGRLQLLPGAGAKIDYNAFADYLGEVNPSFVHGTPPAALSLTNLTECGMAYTPEEVARFAARAKNGRLAVHMDGARFGNALIHTGATPAEMSWKAGVDVLTLGLTKTGAAGCEVILLFGAAKAKAGELRARAKRAGHMPPKMRFLAAQAEAMLEGGLWLKLAAHANAMAAKLAGVFAERGVELAYDVQGNEVFVRLEQYDLNQLQEDAVIFYADWPGGLSRFVCSWATTEADVEGVRAALGKPTRI; from the coding sequence ATGAACTTTTCCTCCGACACGTCTGCGCCGGCGCATCCTTCCGTTCTGGACGCGATGGCGCGGGTCAATTCCGGCATCGAAGCGAGCTACGGCGCTGACAAGGTGACGGCGCGGCTGCGGGCGCGGCTGGCGGACGTGTTCGAGACGGACGACTTTGATTTCTGGATGACGGCTTCGGGCACGGCGTCCAACGCGCTGGCGCTGTCCTGCTTCTGCCCGCCGATCGGGTCTGTGCTGTGCCACAGCGAAGCGCATATCCAGATGGATGAGCGCGGGGCGGTGGAGTTCTTTACCGGCGGCGGACGTTTGCAGCTGCTGCCGGGCGCGGGCGCGAAGATCGACTATAATGCGTTTGCGGACTATCTGGGCGAGGTGAACCCCAGCTTCGTGCATGGCACGCCGCCGGCGGCGCTGTCGCTGACGAACCTGACCGAATGCGGCATGGCCTATACGCCCGAAGAAGTGGCGCGCTTTGCCGCGCGGGCGAAGAATGGCAGGCTGGCGGTGCATATGGACGGCGCGCGTTTTGGCAATGCGCTGATACATACGGGCGCAACGCCGGCCGAGATGAGCTGGAAAGCGGGCGTGGACGTGCTGACGCTGGGGCTGACGAAGACCGGGGCGGCGGGATGCGAAGTGATCCTGCTGTTCGGCGCGGCGAAGGCGAAGGCAGGTGAACTGCGCGCGCGGGCAAAGCGCGCTGGGCATATGCCGCCGAAGATGCGTTTCCTGGCGGCGCAGGCCGAAGCGATGCTGGAAGGCGGGCTGTGGCTGAAGCTGGCTGCGCATGCCAATGCGATGGCGGCGAAGCTGGCGGGCGTGTTTGCCGAGCGCGGCGTTGAACTCGCTTACGATGTTCAGGGCAATGAGGTTTTCGTGCGGCTGGAGCAATATGACCTGAACCAGCTGCAGGAAGATGCCGTGATCTTCTATGCCGACTGGCCGGGCGGCCTCAGCCGGTTCGTCTGTTCCTGGGCAACGACAGAAGCGGATGTCGAAGGCGTGCGCGCGGCGCTGGGCAAGCCGACGCGGATCTAG
- a CDS encoding NAD(P)H-dependent flavin oxidoreductase, with protein sequence MNFLQRLGITLPIIQAPMAGVSTPALAAAVSNAGGLGSIAVGAVDAAGARAMIEATAALTPRPFNVNVFVHKDPVPNPDREAEWLATLRPLFAEHDAAPPARLTTIYKSFAQDDAMLALLIETAPRVVSFHFGLPDESRIRALKGAGCLLLSTATNLAEARAAEAAGVDVIVAQGFEAGGHRGVFDPDAPDDQLGTFALTRLLAARCRLPIIAAGGIMDGAGIRAALALGAVAAQLGTAFIACPESSADAAFRQALKGPGAEHTVFTNAISGRAARCLANRFTAWAAESRADPPAYPIAYDAGKALHAAARAKGETGFGAQWAGQGAPLIRELPAASLLARLQEEMESLR encoded by the coding sequence ATGAATTTCCTGCAACGCCTCGGCATCACGCTTCCCATCATTCAGGCGCCAATGGCCGGTGTCTCCACGCCTGCGCTGGCCGCCGCCGTTTCCAATGCCGGCGGCCTGGGTTCGATCGCTGTGGGCGCAGTCGATGCGGCAGGCGCCCGCGCAATGATCGAGGCCACAGCCGCGCTCACCCCGCGCCCGTTCAACGTGAATGTCTTCGTTCATAAGGACCCAGTTCCGAACCCTGACCGCGAAGCTGAATGGCTTGCCACTTTGCGCCCTCTTTTCGCCGAGCATGACGCGGCGCCGCCCGCCCGGCTGACAACCATCTACAAAAGTTTCGCGCAGGACGACGCCATGCTGGCGCTGCTGATCGAGACCGCGCCGCGCGTCGTCAGCTTCCATTTCGGCCTGCCCGATGAGAGCCGCATCAGAGCGCTGAAAGGCGCCGGCTGCCTGCTGCTCTCCACCGCAACAAATCTCGCAGAGGCCCGCGCGGCAGAGGCCGCCGGCGTTGACGTAATCGTCGCGCAAGGCTTTGAAGCGGGCGGTCATCGCGGCGTTTTCGATCCGGATGCGCCCGATGATCAGCTCGGCACTTTTGCCCTCACGCGCCTGCTCGCGGCGCGCTGCCGCCTGCCGATCATTGCTGCGGGCGGCATCATGGATGGGGCCGGCATTCGCGCAGCCCTCGCGCTCGGCGCCGTCGCCGCCCAGCTTGGCACAGCCTTCATCGCCTGCCCCGAAAGCAGCGCAGACGCCGCCTTCCGTCAGGCGCTCAAAGGACCGGGGGCGGAACACACGGTTTTCACCAACGCGATTTCCGGTCGCGCTGCCCGCTGCCTTGCCAACCGGTTCACCGCATGGGCGGCGGAAAGCCGGGCCGACCCACCCGCCTATCCCATCGCCTATGATGCCGGAAAGGCCCTGCACGCCGCCGCTAGGGCAAAGGGGGAAACCGGCTTCGGCGCCCAATGGGCTGGCCAGGGCGCGCCGCTGATCCGGGAACTCCCGGCGGCCAGCCTGCTGGCGCGCCTGCAGGAAGAGATGGAAAGTCTGCGCTAG